In a single window of the Nodularia spumigena CCY9414 genome:
- the psaK gene encoding photosystem I reaction center subunit PsaK, translated as MISSLLAAASVPVTPEWTPTVGIIISVSSLIVLLLTLRIQYPLVGPKLPILPISIPAFIGAMAFGHVIGIGIVLGLTNIGRL; from the coding sequence TTGATTTCATCATTACTAGCCGCCGCATCTGTTCCCGTCACACCTGAATGGACTCCCACAGTAGGGATCATTATTAGCGTCAGCAGCTTGATAGTTCTTTTGCTAACTCTCAGAATTCAGTATCCTTTAGTCGGCCCCAAGTTGCCTATCCTGCCCATCAGCATTCCCGCATTTATCGGTGCGATGGCTTTTGGTCATGTAATCGGCATTGGTATTGTCTTAGGGCTGACTAACATCGGTCGTCTGTAG
- the psaK gene encoding photosystem I reaction center subunit PsaK, protein MLLVVQVTVPNTGTTWNWIGTPIIIGSCLLCLLIIPRTISYPHVGNKMPLPFPGLFNNPSVGSFLAAMSAGHLIGIGAVLGLTNLGII, encoded by the coding sequence ATGTTATTAGTCGTCCAAGTTACTGTTCCCAATACCGGCACTACATGGAATTGGATTGGTACTCCGATTATTATTGGTAGTTGTTTATTATGCCTTCTGATTATTCCCCGCACCATTAGCTACCCTCACGTTGGGAATAAAATGCCTTTACCTTTTCCAGGACTTTTTAACAATCCTAGCGTCGGTTCCTTCCTGGCGGCTATGAGTGCTGGCCATCTGATTGGTATCGGTGCTGTTTTGGGATTGACCAATCTCGGCATTATTTAA
- a CDS encoding site-2 protease family protein — MQTNWRIGSLLGIPLFLDPLWFVILGLATLNFGIAYQQWGTAIGWSAGMVMALLLFGSVLLHELGHSLAARSQGIRVNSITLFMFGGVAAIEEESKTPGKAFQVAIAGPLVSIALFLLFSLATNITPESTPLSAMVTDLARINLVVALFNLIPGLPLDGGQVLKAALWKITGNRFQAVHWAAKSGQILGYSAIALGLAVDFFTRELITGLWIALIGWFAVRNANSYDRVTTLQETLLKVIASDAMTRDFRVVDADQTLRAFADSYLLDTNAPSVYFAVSDGRYRGMVSIDDLRLVERSEWENRTVQSIVHPLAEIPSVTESISIAEVINKLENEQLPRITVLSPAGTVAGVIDRGDIVRELAQKLSLRITDEEIKRIKEEGSYPPGLQLGAIAKSATN, encoded by the coding sequence GTGCAAACAAATTGGCGCATCGGGTCTTTACTAGGCATCCCGTTATTTTTAGACCCACTGTGGTTTGTAATTTTAGGGCTAGCTACGCTTAACTTTGGCATAGCTTACCAGCAATGGGGTACGGCTATCGGTTGGAGTGCTGGAATGGTGATGGCACTGCTATTATTTGGTTCAGTGTTGTTACACGAATTGGGTCACAGTTTGGCAGCGCGATCGCAAGGTATTAGAGTTAATTCAATTACTCTGTTTATGTTTGGCGGGGTTGCGGCTATTGAAGAAGAATCAAAAACCCCAGGAAAAGCCTTTCAAGTCGCCATCGCGGGTCCTTTGGTAAGTATTGCTCTATTTTTGCTATTTAGCCTAGCTACTAACATCACGCCCGAATCTACACCCCTTTCAGCAATGGTTACGGATTTGGCGAGAATTAATTTAGTAGTCGCCCTATTTAACCTGATTCCTGGTTTACCTCTGGATGGGGGACAAGTTTTAAAAGCCGCCCTGTGGAAAATTACAGGGAACCGCTTTCAAGCTGTACACTGGGCTGCGAAGTCTGGGCAGATTTTAGGTTATAGTGCGATCGCATTAGGATTAGCTGTAGACTTCTTCACCAGAGAGTTAATCACTGGTTTGTGGATTGCTTTAATCGGTTGGTTTGCTGTGCGTAATGCTAACAGCTATGACCGTGTAACCACATTACAAGAAACTCTACTCAAGGTAATAGCCAGCGATGCGATGACTCGTGATTTTCGCGTAGTCGATGCTGACCAAACTTTACGTGCTTTTGCTGACTCTTACTTATTGGACACCAACGCCCCAAGTGTTTATTTTGCTGTCTCTGATGGGCGTTATCGGGGTATGGTTTCCATTGACGATTTACGCTTAGTAGAAAGAAGCGAATGGGAAAACCGAACTGTGCAAAGTATTGTCCATCCTTTAGCAGAAATTCCCTCTGTAACTGAATCGATTTCTATTGCTGAGGTAATTAATAAGCTGGAAAATGAGCAGTTACCTCGAATTACTGTGCTTTCGCCTGCTGGTACGGTAGCGGGTGTCATTGACCGGGGGGATATTGTCCGGGAATTAGCCCAAAAGTTAAGTTTACGCATTACCGATGAGGAAATTAAGCGGATTAAAGAAGAAGGTAGTTATCCGCCTGGGTTACAATTGGGGGCGATCGCGAAATCAGCTACAAATTAA